The Lysinibacillus irui sequence ATTGTCGTGTTTCCACTGGATCAAAGGAATATGTAGGAAACTTTCGAGCGATACGGTTGATTAATGTAATTTTTCCTCCAACATACATTGCAGGTCGTTCATGAAGCTTTTGAACTCCAGGATGGGCTAAATCCTCCGTACCATAAACGAGCAATGTCTCTTTTCGCTTATTCGGTTCATAAATATCTGCCACTTCAATAACCCCATAAATTACATCATTAAATACTAATGTAGCTTCATCACCAGGCTCTAGCGTTGCAGCTTTCTCTTTTGTAACAGGTAAAGTAATAGGAATACTCCATACTACTCCAGATGCTAAGCGGCTTTGTTCCACGACTGACTCATAGTCTTCCTGTGTTAGAAAGCCTTCAATTGGGCTATAGCCTCCTATCGCAATTAGCTCTAAATCACTCAATGAAATTGCATCCAGCTCAATCTTTTTGTGAATCGTTGTAATATCCTTTTCTGGATTAAATGCTTGCACAAGAAGACCACCATGTGGTTGTAAACTCATCAAAATCTCCTCCTAATTCTAGTGAATTACTAAGTTTTATATATTAACATATATTTATAGGAACTAATTTAAATGCCTTCCCCTGCATCATAGATAGATTGCTCCTCTTCACGCATTGTACGCATTAAACTAATGACTCCCAGTGTTCCAACAATAATACTGCCAATTAAAATAATGGCGTAGAGATCCTTCTCTAAAAATAGCTGTACTAGAAAATAAGAAATAGCTAACGAAAAGATGGGTGAAACAATCCAAATGCGAATAATTTTTTTCACAATATGCTGATGAAAAATTTGTTTCCCATTTTGTGCCATACCCATTCCAATAATGGATGAAGACGTTACTTGTGTTAATGGAACCGGAAGTCCAAATATTGAACTAATCCCTACAAGAAGTGCACCTGTACTAGAAATTAAAATTCCTTCTGCTTTTTTAAAGCGCACAATTTTTTTGCCGTTTGTTTCAAGAACACGTTTGCCAAGTAGCATAGCGCCGATTGCGACAAAGGCCCCACCAAGGATAATACCTGTCGTAACGTCCATCATACCTGCACCAACAAGTGGTCCAACTGCATTTGCCACATTGTTCATGCCAGCCGAAAAAGCTTCAAAAAATCCAGCCAATACTAGAAGGATCGTTAAAATCGGACGATCTTTTAGCTGTCCTCTACTTTGTAATTTATATAACAGCTTGCCAAATATAAGAGCTATAATAAAAGCTACAAGTGGTACAATAATCCAAAATGAGATGATAACAAGCAAAGAATTGACGAATAGCACTTTATAGGCAATACCAACCCCAACAACGGCACCTACCGTTACTTCACTTGTTGATAATGGTATGCCTAGAAGATTGGCAAAAAACAAAGAGCTTGTTGCTGAAATTAAAATAATGACAACAATTTTTACCGTTATATACTCCTGTGGCATAATGCCAGAGCTAATCGTTTTGACAACTTCTCCTCCGCCTAATATCGCTCCACTAAAAACGCCGACTGCGCATAACAGCAATGCTTGCCACGCTTTTTTGATGGCACCTGCACCATAAGCAACCCCCATAGAGGCTGCTGCTCCGCTAGCACCTATATTCATCGCAAAAAATAAACTAATCGCTATTGCAAAATATTCAAGCATGGCATAACTCCTTTACTCATGTAACCCGCACTCTGTTTTACCCGACCCTTGCCATCTGCCCGACCGTAAATCATCCATTGTAAATGCTGGCTTTGTACAATGCTCACAGCCAATACTTGGATAACCTTGATCATGCAAAGGATTGTATGGCAGATTGTGCTTAGAGACATAGCGCCAGACATCCTTCC is a genomic window containing:
- a CDS encoding inorganic phosphate transporter, with the protein product MLEYFAIAISLFFAMNIGASGAAASMGVAYGAGAIKKAWQALLLCAVGVFSGAILGGGEVVKTISSGIMPQEYITVKIVVIILISATSSLFFANLLGIPLSTSEVTVGAVVGVGIAYKVLFVNSLLVIISFWIIVPLVAFIIALIFGKLLYKLQSRGQLKDRPILTILLVLAGFFEAFSAGMNNVANAVGPLVGAGMMDVTTGIILGGAFVAIGAMLLGKRVLETNGKKIVRFKKAEGILISSTGALLVGISSIFGLPVPLTQVTSSSIIGMGMAQNGKQIFHQHIVKKIIRIWIVSPIFSLAISYFLVQLFLEKDLYAIILIGSIIVGTLGVISLMRTMREEEQSIYDAGEGI